A genomic stretch from Coffea arabica cultivar ET-39 chromosome 10c, Coffea Arabica ET-39 HiFi, whole genome shotgun sequence includes:
- the LOC113709425 gene encoding uncharacterized protein, with protein MESSSSSLSSSASLFPPFSPSLWGYIILYILRPFLAILFALSVLLFGWFLAWKLVLVHVPLVQEIFGLRKKPVKAKPENRRRLTKFYNSIDARNSAS; from the exons ATGGAGTCCTCTTCATCTTCTCTATCTTCCTCAGCTTCTCTATTCCCACCATTCTCTCCCTCCCTTTGGGGCTACATCATCTTATACATCCTCCGCCCCTTTCTCGCCATACTCTTTGCCCTCTCTGTATTACTTTTTG GGTGGTTTTTGGCGTGGAAGCTGGTGCTTGTTCATGTCCCGTTGGTGCAAGAGATCTTTGGTTTGCGTAAGAAACCGGTCAAGGCCAAACCCGAGAATCGCCGGCGACTCACGAAGTTCTACAACAGCATTGATGCCCGAAATTCAGCTTCTTGA